GGCGGCGTGCTCTACTTCTCCACCAACTTCCTGGGCTTCGAACTGAAGGACTCCGCCGTGCGCCACTACGCGAAAGTGGAGGAACTCACCCCGGGCTCCATCCCCGAGGACTTCCAGCGACAGCAGATCCACCGCTGCTGGCGCATGGTGGCACCCCGCTGAGCATCAGGTCATGGCTTGGCGGATTGCGGCAGCCGGCCCCCGCTCCGGTCCTTCGAGACGGGCACGTAGCACTTGCCCTGGTACTCCGCCACGAGGTCCGCGCAGGGGGGCTTCAGAGCGAGTTCCATCCAGCACCCGCCATTGATCTCGAATTCGACGGGCTTGGGCTTGCAGGGAACCACGGCCTGATTGCGGAAGGGCCGCGCGGGCAAGGGATAGGAGAGCGCCGCCGGGCGCGGTGTGTCCGAGTTGCTCAAGATCGGGGCATTTGTCTGGGATGACGATTCCTCGGCCAGTTCCTCCGAGGCATCTGGAGTTCTCGACAGGAGCAGCCAGACGCCCAGACCCAGCGCGACCATGGCCAGGGCCCCGGCGGACATCGCCGCCCGGAAGCGCCTCGTCCCATGTACTTTCGAGTCCTGCTGCACCGGGGGCTTCACAGTCCCCTTCAACAGGTGGTCCCGCGCCTGGGGATTGTCCTCCACGCACTGCACCGCGGTGGACATCATCACCAGGATGTCCGCCAGTTCCGTCAAGTCAGGAGCAGCGGGCGAGCGATTCACCGTCACGGTGACGGAGGGAGCCTTCGGCTGACAGGAGAAATGCACATCCCAGGACCCGTCTGGTTTCCATTCCACGCGGTCCGATGGAAACAGAAGCAAGGCCGGACGCCCCGTGCCCACGTGCCACGCTTCATGGAGACGACCCAGCCCAGGCTCCACCTCTTCGTACCGATTCCCGAGGTGGAAAGGCCCCTGCCCCTCGTCGTCCTTCTCGTCCGCCATGCGCTGGCCTCCGTCAATGCACGCCTCACGTCCGCCGACTCGACAGCCGACGACGTGGCCGCCTACTGAAGCGGACTCGACTTCCCAAGTCAAGTCCTTGGAGGGTTCCTGTTGGGTTGAGCGACACCGCCAACGCCGCTACTTCTGCTCGGGAGAGCGGTTCTGGCCCTGGAAGGCCAGCATCCAGCCCGGGTACTCGGGAGGCAGCGCCGAGGCGGTCTCCAGCGCGGCGAGCTGCTCGGGCGAGAGCTTCAACTCGGGCGCCGCGAGGTTGTCCTCGAGCTGCTCGGCTGTCTTGGCTCCGATGACGATCGTCGTGACGTGCGGCTGGTGCAGCAACCACGCGAGCGCCACCCGCGCCACCGAGCTGGAGTGCGCCTTGGCGATGCCATCCATCACGTCGATGACGGAGTAGGCCCGCTCCTGGTTCACCGGGGGGAAGTCGAACTGGGTGCGGCGAGCGCCCTCGGGACCCTGGGCTCCCCGGCGGTACTTGCCGCTGAGGAAACCACCCGCCAGCGGGCTCCACACCATCAGGCCCACCTGCTGGTCCTTCATCAAGGGCACCAGCTCCCGCTCCAGCTCCCTGCCCGCGATGCTGTAGTAGGCCTGCAACGACTCGAAGCGCGCGAGCCCTCGGTGCTCGCTGATGCCGAGCGCCTTCATCAACTGCCAGGCCGCGAGGTTGGAGGCCCCGAGGTAGCGCACCTTGCCTTGACGCACGAGGTCATCGAGCGCGCGCAAGGTCTCATCAATGGGTGTGACGGCATCGAAACCATGAATCTGGTACAGGTCGATGTAGTCGGTGCCCAGCCGCTTCAAGCTGGCATGCACCGAGTCCATGATGTGTCCACGAGAGAGGCCGACCTCGTTGACACCGGGACCCATGCGCCCGCGCACCTTGGTGGCGAGCACGACATCCTTGCGCCGCTCCCCCAGCGCCTTGCCGAGGATCTGCTCGGACAGGCCGTTGGAATAGACGTTGGCGGTGTCGAAGAAGTTGATGCCCGTGTCCAGACAACGGCCCACCAGCGCATCGGCCTCGGACTGGCCCTGGGTCCCGATGGCCTTGAACCGGCCCTCGCCACCAAACGTCATCGCTCCGAAACACAGCTCCGACACATACAGGCCCGTGCGGCCCAGCATCCGGTAGTTCATGTGCGTCAACCCCTCCAGGGAATGGGAGGGGCGTGACTTAACGCGTCCCTCCCTCCGCCGCAGGGGTTTTCGGGCGCCCTATCCCAATCGCATGGGGCGATGCGCTCAGCCCGCGTCGGGAGTCTGGACGCCGCCATCCGCGCCAGGGCTTCCGGCGTCGGGAGTGCCCCCATCGAACCAGGACGCGGGCAGGCCAGCCGCGGGCGGGGCCGAGGTGGAGCCGACCTGGGACGTGGGCACCGGTGCGGCGGACGAGGGCGGCACCTGTGCCGGATCGGATTCCGGAGGCAGTGCCTCGGGCTCTCCGTCGAAGAGGCGGCGGAGGATGCGGCCATCGATGTGGATGGCGTACTTCACACCCCCGTCCAGGACGGTGTGCTCGCAGACGGCGGAGTTCAGGGAGATCTGCACGAAGATGATCTCACCCTGCCGGATGACCCGGTAGCGGAGGGCCTCTGGTTTGTCCGCGCACGACGCCTGAGCGCCGCCGGAAGGCAGGAAGTCCTGCGCGGCGAGGGAGAGGGCCCGGAGCGTCACGCCATCCAGTTCATACGTCTGGCCTTCCCCGCCCACTGGCGTGGCGAAGCGCTCGTGGAAGGACGGGAACCGGATGGAGGGGTCCTCCGGGGAGCGGGGCGCCGCGGGGTGGAAGAGCGCGCAGCTGGAGAGGAAGACCGTGAGCGCGAGGGGCAGGCGGCTGGGTCTCATGGCGCCCCCCCAGAGGGCATCTGGCAGGGCGCCACGTGTGCCTCGACGCGAAAGTCCGTCTCGTTGAGCCAGCGGACGGTGCCCGTCTGCTGGCAGCGCCACTCGCCCTGGGTCTGGGTCCACTTCAACAATTGACTCGTCAGCGGAATGTATTGAAAGAAACCGTCACACGTCGGGTGCTCGGTGTCTCCCGAGTCCGAGAAGAACGCGATGACGGCGAGCTTGACCTTGCCCTCGCGGGTCTCGGCCTCGAAGCCGTGGATCCGTCCCTTCGAGACGATGGACTGGATGTCATCGTCGGAGAGCCGGGCGGCGTAGGGATGGTTGTGGAGCGCGAAGACATACTCGAGACTGCCCGGCGGGTAGCGCTGATCCTCCACGTGGAACGGAAGGACACAGCTCTTCTTCCTGTCCAGACCATCCGGCCGCGACTGGTCCGTCAGCATGCTCATCTCGTATTTGTGATCCGGGGTGTAATAGAGCCAAGCGCAATACTCGCGCGAGACTCGCCAGCGCAACTGGAAGTCCTGGGCTTGCGCTCGGCCCGCGGTCGCATGGGGCTTGGACAGGATGCGCGGACAGGCGGCGATCAGCGCATCCGAGTAGGAGTCGAAGGGTCCGAAGCCAGGCATCGGGCCCGGGAGGCTCTCCAGGAAGGCTTCTCCGGGCCTGGGGCGCACGACCCCTTCGATGGGTGGGGTGGAGGCACAACCCAGGATCGTCAGGAGCGAAGCCCACAAGGTCCCACGCAGCCCTCCGGGTGAAGTCACGTTCGCCATGGACCCGTCCATCGAACCGCTCTCTCCGCTGACGTCTCTCTCCCGGCTGAAAACACGGAATTCCCTTCCACCCGGAGAAACTAGCATCTCGGTGAGGCACC
The nucleotide sequence above comes from Cystobacter fuscus DSM 2262. Encoded proteins:
- a CDS encoding aldo/keto reductase, whose protein sequence is MNYRMLGRTGLYVSELCFGAMTFGGEGRFKAIGTQGQSEADALVGRCLDTGINFFDTANVYSNGLSEQILGKALGERRKDVVLATKVRGRMGPGVNEVGLSRGHIMDSVHASLKRLGTDYIDLYQIHGFDAVTPIDETLRALDDLVRQGKVRYLGASNLAAWQLMKALGISEHRGLARFESLQAYYSIAGRELERELVPLMKDQQVGLMVWSPLAGGFLSGKYRRGAQGPEGARRTQFDFPPVNQERAYSVIDVMDGIAKAHSSSVARVALAWLLHQPHVTTIVIGAKTAEQLEDNLAAPELKLSPEQLAALETASALPPEYPGWMLAFQGQNRSPEQK